A single Xenopus laevis strain J_2021 chromosome 3S, Xenopus_laevis_v10.1, whole genome shotgun sequence DNA region contains:
- the LOC121402106 gene encoding uncharacterized protein LOC121402106 isoform X2: MESKKTQNRHSLACKFCLRTQETLTVHLRRACKRDADAEEIELLMQEAKAKMRSILKGLSVVKYEDLDYKDSDPLDFFVNFLEKNGCYVRGKPEKSASSPMEERIRPSDINRTKVNLNRAADKVVERQAPFKDLDLSHKKTKPVHEKEVETQGPVKVLDLSVRSHKKTKPSPVNAEKVQRHRPIAEQPDHPMESEEEDIVGPVNEKEVETRGSFKKLDIPVESDKENHAGPSTDDNDDDENPKKLDQSKTESHLILLKKKMKAAGMYRKHSLECDLLVSFRTFLQQELRVRRWSQEVGNVARFLYFVDPSKPSLKFLDDTPKAEKAVAFFTELASLGNSHATQFTYLKHIKRFVRSQMNTLTSSHQSKETVERCKLFLKMTEGLQGKLSKGISAETVGKKYDYMTSGKKDPVECQRILAVARPTIEQLIKKAKMGGTLLDKEKCVVLYYLEAIVVLKQLQRPGVVQNMTVEEWRNRKLSDCKTRMAIAVKKHKTATQQVATVLLEEEEEQWFDVFYKKIRPSFVRSGTSPKTFFISSSGEPIHSVTNDIARLHQKFNLRPVTSQEARRRMETYMASHLKTDAERYSFAKMLGHSNLTAERVYREKTIENMVEAAEVMKKALYGPQASTSRFKQMPQQPLETESTVVSRDLRENAFERFKQARPVTHDANPPCLKAALAFSHEYGQYCYDRWRKLQNKMRVDYVAGIFKYQKPNEERVRECIEGHAWKTN, translated from the exons atggaatctAAGAAGACTCAGAACCGCCATTCTCTTGCCTGCAAGTTTTGCCTCAGGACTCAGGAAACCTTGACTGTTCACCTGAGAAGAGCCTGCAAGAGAGATGCAGATGCAGAAGAAATTGAGCTTCTGATGCAGGAAGCAAAAGCAAAGATGCGATCAATCCTGAAAGGGCTTAGTGTCGTTAAATATGAAGACCTGGACTATAAGGATTCTGATCCTCTGgatttttttgtcaatttccttGAGAAAAATGGCTGCTATGTTAGAGGGAAGCCTGAGAAGTCAGCAAG CTCTCCCATGGAAGAGAGAATACGTCCATCCGATATAAACAGAACCAAGGTGAACCTCAATCGGGCAGCTGACAAAGTAGTGGAGAGACAGGCACCTTTTAAAGATCTGGACCT GTCACATAAGAAGACCAAACCTGTACATGAAAAAGAGGTGGAGACACAAGGACCTGTTAAAGTGCTGGACCT ctCTGTCAGGTCACATAAGAAGACCAAACCCAGCCCAGTGAATGCTGAAAAAGTGCAGAGACACCGACCTATTGCTGAACAGCCGGACCA CCCCATGGAGTCAGAAGAGGAGGACATTGTAGGCCCTGTAAATGAAAAAGAGGTGGAGACACGAGGATCTTTTAAAAAGCTGGACAT CCCTGTTGAGTCAGACAAGGAGAACCATGCAGGCCCATCGactgatgataatgatgatgatgaaaatccAAAAAAGCTGGACCA GAGCAAGACAGAGTCACATCTAATTCtgctgaagaaaaaaatgaaggcagcCGGGATGTACAGGAAACACTCTCTTGAATGTGATCTTCTTGTTAGTTTCCGAACATTTCTTCAGCAAGAATTACGAGTTAGAAGATGGTCACAAGAG GTTGGAAATGTGGCcaggtttttatattttgtggacCCCTCCAAACCCTCCTTAAAGTTCCTGGATGATACACCGAAGGCAGAGAAGGCAGTGGCTTTTTTTACTGAACTGGCAAGTTTGGGGAACAGTCATGCCACTCAGTTCACCTACCTGAAGCACATTAAAAGGTTTGTTCGGTCTCAGATGAATACTCTAACTTCATCACATCAATCTAAAGAAACAGTGGAAAGATGTAAGCTGTTTCTCAAGATGACTGAGGGTCTACAGGGAAAGCTGAGCAAAGGAATTTCAGCTGAGACTGTGGGGAAAAA GTATGACTACATGACATCTGGAAAAAAGGACCCAGTGGAGTGTCAGAGGATTCTCGCAGTGGCAAGGCCAACGATCGAGCAGCTGATAAAGAAGGCCAAGATGGGTGGAACACTTTTGGATAAAGAAAAGTGTGTTGTCCTCTATTACTTGGAGGCAATAGTTGTCCTAAAGCAACTCCAGCGACCAGGAGTTGTGCAGAATATGACT GTTGAAGAATGGCGCAACAGGAAATTGTCGGACTGCAAGACACGTATGGCCATTGCTGTAAAAAAACATAAGACTGCTACACAGCAAGTCGCCACTGTActtttagaagaagaagaagaacag TGGTTTGATGTGTTCTATAAAAAAATACGGCCATCCTTTGTCAGGAGTGGGACAAGCCCGAAGACATTCTTCATCTCATCATCAGGGGAGCCGATTCACAGTGTGACAAACGACATTGCTAGACTTCATCAGAA gtTTAATTTGCGCCCTGTGACTAGTCAAGAGGCTAGAAGAAGAATGGAGACATACATGGCCTCCCACTTAAAAACTGATGCAGAGAGGTACTCGTTTGCCAAGATGCTGGGCCATTCAAATTTGACTGCCGAAAGGGTTTATCGAGAGAAGACCATTGAAAATATGGTAGAAGCGGCAGAAGTCATGAAGAAGGCATTGTATGGCCCCCAGGCTTCGACATCAAG GTTTAAACAGATGCCACAGCAGCCACTGGAAACGGAAAGTACAGTAGTCTCTCGAGACTTGAGGGAGAATGCTTTTGAGAGATTCAAACAAGCCCGTCCAGTCACCCATGATGCAAATCCTCCTTGCTTAAAGGCAGCGTTAGCCTTTTCCCATGAGTACGGCCAGTACTGTTATGATCGATGGAGAAAACTACAGAACAAGATGAGGGTGGATTATGTTGCTG GAATTTTCAAATATCAGAAACCAAatgaagagagagtgagagaatgTATCGAAGGCCATGCATGGAAGACCAACTAA
- the LOC121402106 gene encoding uncharacterized protein LOC121402106 isoform X3: MESKKTQNRHSLACKFCLRTQETLTVHLRRACKRDADAEEIELLMQEAKAKMRSILKGLSVVKYEDLDYKDSDPLDFFVNFLEKNGCYVRGKPEKSASSPMEERIRPSDINRTKVNLNRAADKVVERQAPFKDLDLSHKKTKPVHEKEVETQGPVKVLDLSVRSHKKTKPSPVNAEKVQRHRPIAEQPDHPIESEEEDIAGPVNQKEVETRGPFKKLDIPVESDKENHAGPSTDDNDDDENPKKLDQSKTESHLILLKKKMKAAGMYRKHSLECDLLVSFRTFLQQELRVRRWSQEVGNVARFLYFVDPSKPSLKFLDDTPKAEKAVAFFTELASLGNSHATQFTYLKHIKRFVRSQMNTLTSSHQSKETVERCKLFLKMTEGLQGKLSKGISAETVGKKYDYMTSGKKDPVECQRILAVARPTIEQLIKKAKMGGTLLDKEKCVVLYYLEAIVVLKQLQRPGVVQNMTVEEWRNRKLSDCKTRMAIAVKKHKTATQQVATVLLEEEEEQWFDVFYKKIRPSFVRSGTSPKTFFISSSGEPIHSVTNDIARLHQKFNLRPVTSQEARRRMETYMASHLKTDAERYSFAKMLGHSNLTAERVYREKTIENMVEAAEVMKKALYGPQASTSRFKQMPQQPLETESTVVSRDLRENAFERFKQARPVTHDANPPCLKAALAFSHEYGQYCYDRWRKLQNKMRVDYVAGIFKYQKPNEERVRECIEGHAWKTN, encoded by the exons atggaatctAAGAAGACTCAGAACCGCCATTCTCTTGCCTGCAAGTTTTGCCTCAGGACTCAGGAAACCTTGACTGTTCACCTGAGAAGAGCCTGCAAGAGAGATGCAGATGCAGAAGAAATTGAGCTTCTGATGCAGGAAGCAAAAGCAAAGATGCGATCAATCCTGAAAGGGCTTAGTGTCGTTAAATATGAAGACCTGGACTATAAGGATTCTGATCCTCTGgatttttttgtcaatttccttGAGAAAAATGGCTGCTATGTTAGAGGGAAGCCTGAGAAGTCAGCAAG CTCTCCCATGGAAGAGAGAATACGTCCATCCGATATAAACAGAACCAAGGTGAACCTCAATCGGGCAGCTGACAAAGTAGTGGAGAGACAGGCACCTTTTAAAGATCTGGACCT GTCACATAAGAAGACCAAACCTGTACATGAAAAAGAGGTGGAGACACAAGGACCTGTTAAAGTGCTGGACCT ctCTGTCAGGTCACATAAGAAGACCAAACCCAGCCCAGTGAATGCTGAAAAAGTGCAGAGACACCGACCTATTGCTGAACAGCCGGACCA CCCCATCGAGTCAGAAGAGGAGGACATCGCAGGCCCTGTAAATCAAAAAGAGGTGGAGACACGAGGACCTTTTAAAAAGCTGGACAT CCCTGTTGAGTCAGACAAGGAGAACCATGCAGGCCCATCGactgatgataatgatgatgatgaaaatccAAAAAAGCTGGACCA GAGCAAGACAGAGTCACATCTAATTCtgctgaagaaaaaaatgaaggcagcCGGGATGTACAGGAAACACTCTCTTGAATGTGATCTTCTTGTTAGTTTCCGAACATTTCTTCAGCAAGAATTACGAGTTAGAAGATGGTCACAAGAG GTTGGAAATGTGGCcaggtttttatattttgtggacCCCTCCAAACCCTCCTTAAAGTTCCTGGATGATACACCGAAGGCAGAGAAGGCAGTGGCTTTTTTTACTGAACTGGCAAGTTTGGGGAACAGTCATGCCACTCAGTTCACCTACCTGAAGCACATTAAAAGGTTTGTTCGGTCTCAGATGAATACTCTAACTTCATCACATCAATCTAAAGAAACAGTGGAAAGATGTAAGCTGTTTCTCAAGATGACTGAGGGTCTACAGGGAAAGCTGAGCAAAGGAATTTCAGCTGAGACTGTGGGGAAAAA GTATGACTACATGACATCTGGAAAAAAGGACCCAGTGGAGTGTCAGAGGATTCTCGCAGTGGCAAGGCCAACGATCGAGCAGCTGATAAAGAAGGCCAAGATGGGTGGAACACTTTTGGATAAAGAAAAGTGTGTTGTCCTCTATTACTTGGAGGCAATAGTTGTCCTAAAGCAACTCCAGCGACCAGGAGTTGTGCAGAATATGACT GTTGAAGAATGGCGCAACAGGAAATTGTCGGACTGCAAGACACGTATGGCCATTGCTGTAAAAAAACATAAGACTGCTACACAGCAAGTCGCCACTGTActtttagaagaagaagaagaacag TGGTTTGATGTGTTCTATAAAAAAATACGGCCATCCTTTGTCAGGAGTGGGACAAGCCCGAAGACATTCTTCATCTCATCATCAGGGGAGCCGATTCACAGTGTGACAAACGACATTGCTAGACTTCATCAGAA gtTTAATTTGCGCCCTGTGACTAGTCAAGAGGCTAGAAGAAGAATGGAGACATACATGGCCTCCCACTTAAAAACTGATGCAGAGAGGTACTCGTTTGCCAAGATGCTGGGCCATTCAAATTTGACTGCCGAAAGGGTTTATCGAGAGAAGACCATTGAAAATATGGTAGAAGCGGCAGAAGTCATGAAGAAGGCATTGTATGGCCCCCAGGCTTCGACATCAAG GTTTAAACAGATGCCACAGCAGCCACTGGAAACGGAAAGTACAGTAGTCTCTCGAGACTTGAGGGAGAATGCTTTTGAGAGATTCAAACAAGCCCGTCCAGTCACCCATGATGCAAATCCTCCTTGCTTAAAGGCAGCGTTAGCCTTTTCCCATGAGTACGGCCAGTACTGTTATGATCGATGGAGAAAACTACAGAACAAGATGAGGGTGGATTATGTTGCTG GAATTTTCAAATATCAGAAACCAAatgaagagagagtgagagaatgTATCGAAGGCCATGCATGGAAGACCAACTAA
- the LOC121402106 gene encoding uncharacterized protein LOC121402106 isoform X1, translating to MESKKTQNRHSLACKFCLRTQETLTVHLRRACKRDADAEEIELLMQEAKAKMRSILKGLSVVKYEDLDYKDSDPLDFFVNFLEKNGCYVRGKPEKSASSPMEERIRPSDINRTKVNLNRAADKVVERQAPFKDLDLSHKKTKPVHEKEVETQGPVKVLDLSVRSHKKTKPSPVNAEKVQRHRPIAEQPDHPMESEEEDIVGPVNEKEVETRGSFKKLDIPIESEEEDIAGPVNQKEVETRGPFKKLDIPVESDKENHAGPSTDDNDDDENPKKLDQSKTESHLILLKKKMKAAGMYRKHSLECDLLVSFRTFLQQELRVRRWSQEVGNVARFLYFVDPSKPSLKFLDDTPKAEKAVAFFTELASLGNSHATQFTYLKHIKRFVRSQMNTLTSSHQSKETVERCKLFLKMTEGLQGKLSKGISAETVGKKYDYMTSGKKDPVECQRILAVARPTIEQLIKKAKMGGTLLDKEKCVVLYYLEAIVVLKQLQRPGVVQNMTVEEWRNRKLSDCKTRMAIAVKKHKTATQQVATVLLEEEEEQWFDVFYKKIRPSFVRSGTSPKTFFISSSGEPIHSVTNDIARLHQKFNLRPVTSQEARRRMETYMASHLKTDAERYSFAKMLGHSNLTAERVYREKTIENMVEAAEVMKKALYGPQASTSRFKQMPQQPLETESTVVSRDLRENAFERFKQARPVTHDANPPCLKAALAFSHEYGQYCYDRWRKLQNKMRVDYVAGIFKYQKPNEERVRECIEGHAWKTN from the exons atggaatctAAGAAGACTCAGAACCGCCATTCTCTTGCCTGCAAGTTTTGCCTCAGGACTCAGGAAACCTTGACTGTTCACCTGAGAAGAGCCTGCAAGAGAGATGCAGATGCAGAAGAAATTGAGCTTCTGATGCAGGAAGCAAAAGCAAAGATGCGATCAATCCTGAAAGGGCTTAGTGTCGTTAAATATGAAGACCTGGACTATAAGGATTCTGATCCTCTGgatttttttgtcaatttccttGAGAAAAATGGCTGCTATGTTAGAGGGAAGCCTGAGAAGTCAGCAAG CTCTCCCATGGAAGAGAGAATACGTCCATCCGATATAAACAGAACCAAGGTGAACCTCAATCGGGCAGCTGACAAAGTAGTGGAGAGACAGGCACCTTTTAAAGATCTGGACCT GTCACATAAGAAGACCAAACCTGTACATGAAAAAGAGGTGGAGACACAAGGACCTGTTAAAGTGCTGGACCT ctCTGTCAGGTCACATAAGAAGACCAAACCCAGCCCAGTGAATGCTGAAAAAGTGCAGAGACACCGACCTATTGCTGAACAGCCGGACCA CCCCATGGAGTCAGAAGAGGAGGACATTGTAGGCCCTGTAAATGAAAAAGAGGTGGAGACACGAGGATCTTTTAAAAAGCTGGACAT CCCCATCGAGTCAGAAGAGGAGGACATCGCAGGCCCTGTAAATCAAAAAGAGGTGGAGACACGAGGACCTTTTAAAAAGCTGGACAT CCCTGTTGAGTCAGACAAGGAGAACCATGCAGGCCCATCGactgatgataatgatgatgatgaaaatccAAAAAAGCTGGACCA GAGCAAGACAGAGTCACATCTAATTCtgctgaagaaaaaaatgaaggcagcCGGGATGTACAGGAAACACTCTCTTGAATGTGATCTTCTTGTTAGTTTCCGAACATTTCTTCAGCAAGAATTACGAGTTAGAAGATGGTCACAAGAG GTTGGAAATGTGGCcaggtttttatattttgtggacCCCTCCAAACCCTCCTTAAAGTTCCTGGATGATACACCGAAGGCAGAGAAGGCAGTGGCTTTTTTTACTGAACTGGCAAGTTTGGGGAACAGTCATGCCACTCAGTTCACCTACCTGAAGCACATTAAAAGGTTTGTTCGGTCTCAGATGAATACTCTAACTTCATCACATCAATCTAAAGAAACAGTGGAAAGATGTAAGCTGTTTCTCAAGATGACTGAGGGTCTACAGGGAAAGCTGAGCAAAGGAATTTCAGCTGAGACTGTGGGGAAAAA GTATGACTACATGACATCTGGAAAAAAGGACCCAGTGGAGTGTCAGAGGATTCTCGCAGTGGCAAGGCCAACGATCGAGCAGCTGATAAAGAAGGCCAAGATGGGTGGAACACTTTTGGATAAAGAAAAGTGTGTTGTCCTCTATTACTTGGAGGCAATAGTTGTCCTAAAGCAACTCCAGCGACCAGGAGTTGTGCAGAATATGACT GTTGAAGAATGGCGCAACAGGAAATTGTCGGACTGCAAGACACGTATGGCCATTGCTGTAAAAAAACATAAGACTGCTACACAGCAAGTCGCCACTGTActtttagaagaagaagaagaacag TGGTTTGATGTGTTCTATAAAAAAATACGGCCATCCTTTGTCAGGAGTGGGACAAGCCCGAAGACATTCTTCATCTCATCATCAGGGGAGCCGATTCACAGTGTGACAAACGACATTGCTAGACTTCATCAGAA gtTTAATTTGCGCCCTGTGACTAGTCAAGAGGCTAGAAGAAGAATGGAGACATACATGGCCTCCCACTTAAAAACTGATGCAGAGAGGTACTCGTTTGCCAAGATGCTGGGCCATTCAAATTTGACTGCCGAAAGGGTTTATCGAGAGAAGACCATTGAAAATATGGTAGAAGCGGCAGAAGTCATGAAGAAGGCATTGTATGGCCCCCAGGCTTCGACATCAAG GTTTAAACAGATGCCACAGCAGCCACTGGAAACGGAAAGTACAGTAGTCTCTCGAGACTTGAGGGAGAATGCTTTTGAGAGATTCAAACAAGCCCGTCCAGTCACCCATGATGCAAATCCTCCTTGCTTAAAGGCAGCGTTAGCCTTTTCCCATGAGTACGGCCAGTACTGTTATGATCGATGGAGAAAACTACAGAACAAGATGAGGGTGGATTATGTTGCTG GAATTTTCAAATATCAGAAACCAAatgaagagagagtgagagaatgTATCGAAGGCCATGCATGGAAGACCAACTAA
- the LOC121402107 gene encoding uncharacterized protein LOC121402107 isoform X1: MAVLSLLRFHFSNAAKNEGKVPVIPKEGKIQELVTSVSHKMRKNRMQLACKYCMKITDRLPGHLRKVCRKGASEAEIVALVEESRAKMRMLVRNLSVVHYKQLKAGADSDRSLHFFINFLESNGCLVSEKPSHTERTSAEEVENPVQDAVETEEDTCEEEMDIEHLFLMLSTSASKMSTKKIMEEAGLHRKHTTNSPLLQGFRSYLEKKYAKSGIKHEVDNVSRWLHFVNPNEPSTSCIHNIERSMEFFRVIGASAASRATARNYMSGVKKFIAYVTSEDQLLEEDPSLRGSIQKFLKSMTEAQKSICRGASKENSVGRRCTNPRECQEVLKLANHYFAELIDRANARNELGEGYDVRAQINIFKTNNPPNKNSQPNISIWLPVIKNAAESKTGQGFSHLTYSLDEQSLPTLLMV, encoded by the exons ATGGCGGTTCTGAGTCTTCTTagattccatttttcaaatgcagcaaaaaatgaaggaaaagtTCCTGTGATTCCCAAGGAAGGCAAGATTCAGGAGCTAGTAACTTCAGTGAGTCACAAAATGAG AAAGAACAGAATGCAGTTGGCCTGCAAATACTGCATGAAAATCACAGACCGGCTGCCTGGACATCTCCGTAAGGTCTGCAGGAAAGGAGCGAGTGAGGCAGAGATCGTGGCCCTTGTCGAGGAGTCAAGGGCCAAAATGAGGATGTTGGTGAGGAACCTCAGTGTTGTACATTACAAGCAGCTGAAGGCTGGAGCTGATTCTGATCGATCTCTGCATTTCTTCATCAATTTTCTGGAGTCCAATGGATGTTTAGTTTCTGAAAAGCCATCACACACAGAGAG AACCTCAGCTGAAGAAGTGGAGAATCCAGTGCAGGATGCTGTCGAGACAGAAGAGGATACCTGTGAAGAAGAAATGGATATAGAGCATCTGTTTCTTATGCTAAG CACATCTGCCAGCAAGATGTCAACAAAAAAGATTATGGAGGAGGCTGGACTTCACAGGAAACATACAACTAATTCACCTCTGCTGCAGGGATTCAGAAGCTACCTGGAGAAAAAGTATGCCAAGTCTGGAATCAAACATGAG GTCGACAATGTATCAAGATGGTTGCATTTTGTGAACCCAAACGAACCTTCCACTAGCTGCATCCATAACATTGAGAGGAGCATGGAGTTCTTTAGGGTGATCGGAGCTTCAGCAGCCAGCCGAGCAACTGCAAGAAATTACATGAGCGGTGTAAAAAAATTTATTGCTTATGTCACCTCAGAGGATCAGCTGTTGGAAGAGGATCCATCTCTGCGTGGGTcaattcaaaaatttttaaaaagcatgaCAGAGGCCCAGAAATCCATTTGCAGAGGTGCCAGTAAGGAAAACTCTGTTGGAAG AAGGTGCACAAATCCAAGAGAGTGCCAAGAAGTGCTAAAACTGGCAAACCACTATTTTGCTGAGCTTATTGATCGGGCCAATGCCAGAAATGAATTAGGAGAGGGATATGACGTCCgtgcacaaataaacattttcaaaacaaacaacCCCCCCAACAAAAACTCCCAGCCAAATATTTCTATTTGGCTACCAGTCATTAAAAATGCTGCAGAATCCAAAACAGGGCAAGGTTTCTCCCATCTGACATATTCATTAGACGAACAATCTCTTCCAACTCTCTTGATGGTTTAA
- the LOC121402107 gene encoding uncharacterized protein LOC121402107 isoform X2 has protein sequence MASDGKNRMQLACKYCMKITDRLPGHLRKVCRKGASEAEIVALVEESRAKMRMLVRNLSVVHYKQLKAGADSDRSLHFFINFLESNGCLVSEKPSHTERTSAEEVENPVQDAVETEEDTCEEEMDIEHLFLMLSTSASKMSTKKIMEEAGLHRKHTTNSPLLQGFRSYLEKKYAKSGIKHEVDNVSRWLHFVNPNEPSTSCIHNIERSMEFFRVIGASAASRATARNYMSGVKKFIAYVTSEDQLLEEDPSLRGSIQKFLKSMTEAQKSICRGASKENSVGRRCTNPRECQEVLKLANHYFAELIDRANARNELGEGYDVRAQINIFKTNNPPNKNSQPNISIWLPVIKNAAESKTGQGFSHLTYSLDEQSLPTLLMV, from the exons ATGGCATCTGATGG AAAGAACAGAATGCAGTTGGCCTGCAAATACTGCATGAAAATCACAGACCGGCTGCCTGGACATCTCCGTAAGGTCTGCAGGAAAGGAGCGAGTGAGGCAGAGATCGTGGCCCTTGTCGAGGAGTCAAGGGCCAAAATGAGGATGTTGGTGAGGAACCTCAGTGTTGTACATTACAAGCAGCTGAAGGCTGGAGCTGATTCTGATCGATCTCTGCATTTCTTCATCAATTTTCTGGAGTCCAATGGATGTTTAGTTTCTGAAAAGCCATCACACACAGAGAG AACCTCAGCTGAAGAAGTGGAGAATCCAGTGCAGGATGCTGTCGAGACAGAAGAGGATACCTGTGAAGAAGAAATGGATATAGAGCATCTGTTTCTTATGCTAAG CACATCTGCCAGCAAGATGTCAACAAAAAAGATTATGGAGGAGGCTGGACTTCACAGGAAACATACAACTAATTCACCTCTGCTGCAGGGATTCAGAAGCTACCTGGAGAAAAAGTATGCCAAGTCTGGAATCAAACATGAG GTCGACAATGTATCAAGATGGTTGCATTTTGTGAACCCAAACGAACCTTCCACTAGCTGCATCCATAACATTGAGAGGAGCATGGAGTTCTTTAGGGTGATCGGAGCTTCAGCAGCCAGCCGAGCAACTGCAAGAAATTACATGAGCGGTGTAAAAAAATTTATTGCTTATGTCACCTCAGAGGATCAGCTGTTGGAAGAGGATCCATCTCTGCGTGGGTcaattcaaaaatttttaaaaagcatgaCAGAGGCCCAGAAATCCATTTGCAGAGGTGCCAGTAAGGAAAACTCTGTTGGAAG AAGGTGCACAAATCCAAGAGAGTGCCAAGAAGTGCTAAAACTGGCAAACCACTATTTTGCTGAGCTTATTGATCGGGCCAATGCCAGAAATGAATTAGGAGAGGGATATGACGTCCgtgcacaaataaacattttcaaaacaaacaacCCCCCCAACAAAAACTCCCAGCCAAATATTTCTATTTGGCTACCAGTCATTAAAAATGCTGCAGAATCCAAAACAGGGCAAGGTTTCTCCCATCTGACATATTCATTAGACGAACAATCTCTTCCAACTCTCTTGATGGTTTAA